The Pseudogulbenkiania sp. MAI-1 sequence CCTCGCCGGCCACCTGGACCCGGCGGTGACTCCGACCTCGTTGCGACTCGCCATGGCGAACTGGAACCGGGCCTTCAGCGCGGCCCAGCGCCAGGAGACGCTGACGCTGGCGGAGTTCGCCGTGTTGTCGCAGGCCTTTGTCCCGCTGTTCCGGCAGCTCGATGCGGGGTATGCCCTCGTCGAGGCCGGCGGCAAACGGCTGATCAAGCCGACGCCGGGCGCGTTCGGCATCCGCCAGGGCGTGCTCACCCTTCCGGCCGGAGGCGCATGCCAGTTTACCGAGCAGGGATACTGTCTCGACCCAGGTATCCCGGCGCCGATCGCCGGGGAACGGTTCCGGCTGGTCCCCCTCGACCGTATCTTGCCGAGCGAACTGCACCCGCTCTACCGCGACATGCTGGTGGCCAGCAAGACCGATCGGGCACTCCGGGCCGACTTGCAGGCCCTGCTCTGGCTGTTGCGGACCGCCGGCGACAAGACCGTGCAAAGCGGGCTGACCGACCGCACGCGCCGGCTGTTGAACAAGGTGCGGCCAACCGGGGCGCTGGAGTTCGAGCTGGCACGCAACAAGGAGGCGCTGTTGGCCCCGCTGCGGGACATCGCCAGCCTGGTCGACGACCTGTCCGGCGCGGGTCAGGGCTTCGACCTGAACCAACTGCACGACGTCGCCTCGGCGCAGCAGGCGGTCGCCGACCTGATGCAGCGCATGATCAAGATGAAGGCGGACACGCCGATTCCGAACGACCTCAGTCACTTCTCCCTACCCGCCCCCGGCGTGGCCGTGATGTGCCTCGGTTCGGGCATCCTGAAACCGACCGTGTCGATCGTGAACACCAACGACCGCCCCACGGAGCTGGATCTGACGAAGCATGTGGCGGTGTCCGCGCGCCGGGTCCAGCGCGTGGCCCTGACGCTACCGGATAAGCTGAACGGCAGTCAGTTTCCCATCGACAAAGGGGGGAACACCGACGCCTTGGCGCGGCTGCTGTCGGACATCGCCCAGGGTCTGGTGAAGGACCTGGCCGGGTTTGCCGGGAACAAAGTATCCGGCCACGTCCCCGCGCTGTTGCAGCGTTACGGACGGGTGCCGACGATCTACTCCGCGATCCCCGCGTGGTTAGTAAGGTATGGCTTCTTGAATCTCCGCTCCGACTGGGGCGAAGCGTTCGTCGAAGCCACTCCCTTCGTGGGCAACCTCCTGGCGGCCTACGAGTTGTTCACCGGAACAAGCTGGAAAACCGGCGAGCCTCTCACGCCGGCGGCACGTATCCTGGCGGGGCTCGGCACAGTGCCCGGCCTCGGGCAGGTGGAGCGGATCGCCGGACATACCTCGAACGCACTGGTGCGCTGGGCGCTCGAGTCCGCCAGTGGGCGCTCGCTTTTGAAAGCGGCCGATCTGCGCGACTTTCTCCGGGACATCAATGGCGGCTTGACCGGAGCCACCATGGACACCATCGGCTTTACCCTGGTGTCGGACACGGAGAAGCGGGCGATGTCGGCGCTGGACGACGCGATCCGCACCGGACTGACCTCCCTCCGCGCGACCTGACACGGCCCAGGCCAAGCCGGCTCCCCACGGGGCCGGTTTCCCCTACATGAGGCCATTCACCGAGCGGGCCAAAGGGCACACCGCCCCGGCCCAGCAGGCCATGACGGGAGGCCCCCCTTGAGTCGGCCTTCTGGTTTGCTACCATCCTTCTGACGGCCAGCCCGTCATCCTGTTCATCACGCACAAGGAGCCCGAGCATGTTTACCCCACACGACATTCTGTTGAGCATGGCGCTGACCCTGGGCTTCGCCGTGTGCGTCCTGCTGACCGCTCTGGTCTGGAGGCATCGCAGGACCCGCCGTGAACACCACCCCACCCCACACGAATGAGCCTTCAAGAACAGAAACGCTTCCTCCTGAACCTTTAACTGAACGAGCAGCGGGCTGCCAATTCGTTCACCCGTCACGTAGCCCGGTCCCAATGCAGCGGGTTGAACGCTTACGCGTGGGGGGGGAGCCACTAACCAGCCTGCGGCAGCGGCTAGTCTTGCTGCAGATCCTGGAAGTAATCATTCGCGGGTGGCATCAAGAATGGCAGTTCCTCGGTGAGACCATGTAGTTGGGCATGAAGAACATTCGTGCCATTCTGGCTGGCGAGCGTGATCCAAGGGTGCTTGCACGCATGCGCGACGTGCACTGCAAAGCCAGCACCAAAACAATCCAGGCTGCCATGGGAATTACCAGTCAGAGCACTTGTTCTCGCTCATGTAGGCATTGGACCTTTATGATTTCTACCAAGGCCGTGTCGAGGAATGCGATGCAGAAATTGAACGGATGCTTACCCGATTGAACGTCGGAAAGCGGATTCCGGAAACGCCGCTGCCCTCGGCACCTCACAATACCCGGCAACCTAACGCGATAAGCTTTGACACCCGGCCTGCTCTATATCAACTGACTGGTGTCGATTTGCCGTAGATCCACGGCATTGGGCCCTATCTGGCGTTGCGGCTGATCTCGGATGAGGCACTGACCTGAGCCGTTGGCCAACAGCAAAGCATTTCACTTCGTGGTTGACCCTAGGTCGTCGGCCCCTCTGACACTGGCTGCTGTGATATTGGCCACAGCCAGTGTCAGAGCTTCAGGCTGGGCGTTTTTCGGGCTCACGTCCGAAAGATGCTCTTCTGAAACGGCGACTGAACCAAATCAGCACATCGTCAACATAAGTAAACACCACCGGAATGACCAGCAGGCTGAGCAAGGTCGAGGTCAGCAAACCACCGATCACGGCTATCGCCATGGGGCCTCGAAAGCTGGGGTCGTCGGCCCCCCATCCCAGAGCGATTGGCAGCATGCCGGCCGCCATGGCAATCGTAGTCATCAGGATGGGTTGGGCTCGTTTATGACAAGCGTCCATAATCGCATCCATACGGTTCATGCCATGCCCCCGTCTTGCTACCACTGCATACTCCACCAGTAAGATGGAGTTCTTGGTCACGATACCCATAAGCATCAGAAGGCCGATGATGGACGCCAGGGAAAAGCTGTTGCCTGTGACCAGCAGCGCCATGAAGGCCCCGCCCACGCTGAGAGGTAGAGCAGCCAAGATGGTGGCGGGTTGCAGGAAATCGTGAAAAAGCAGTACCAGCACGACATAGATGCACAGGATACCAGCCAGCATTGCCAAGCCAAAGCTACCGAACAGCTCGGCCATTCTTTCAGCGTCACCCGCCGCCATTTGGGTCACCCCACTGGGCAAAGTACGTAGGGCCGGCAGTTGGTTAGCCTCAGCCATCACTGCTCCGATGCTGCGCCCGCCAAGTTCGACTGTAATAGTGGATTGGCGCAGCCGATCCCGGCGTACGATCTGGCTGAGTCCGCTGCCCAGTCGGATATCGGCTATGTTACTCAGCGCCACTAGTCCGTTGGTGCCCTGAACACGGATTTGGCCAATTGCATCGATATCCTGCCGAACCGAATTGGTCAGGCGCACACGTACGTCAACCTGACGCTGGGGTAGATTCAGCTTCCCCAAGCTGGTCGAATAGTCGCCGTGGGTTGCAATCCGCACCGCATCCGCCAGGGCAGTGCTGGTGACGCCTAGATCGGCGGCGCGGGCATAGTCGGGTTTGATCTGGATTTCCGGCCGCTGCAGACTCGCACCGGATGTCACTGCTCCGATGCCGCCCAGCGTGCGCAGTCCCCGCTCCACTGCTTTGGTAGCGGTTTCCAGAGCCGCCGCGTTGTCACTTGCCAGCACGATCTGTAACGATTCGCCACTATTACCGCTGCCGAGTTTCACGCGGGTTCCGGGAAGGGGCGCAAGGGCTTGGCGGATGTCTTGCTCGATTATGGCCTGCTTGTAACTACGCTCGCTACGGGGTGTCAGATTCAGGATCAAGGTCGCCGTGCGGACGTCTTCACTTGTGTCGACACCACCAGATCCCCCAGCGCTGGAGGCTGTACCCACGGCCGCGAATATCTCTTTCACATCCCGGACCTTGCCCAGCCGCTGCATGGCCTGCTCCGTGATCCAGCGGGTATCATCCAGGCGGCTGCCCGGTGGCAACTCGAGCGTGACTTGAGTTTGGGCCTTATCCGCCGCCGGTACGAACCCGGTGGGCAGTAGGGGAATCAGCGCCAGAGAGCCGATAAAAAAACCAACTGCCACAACCGCCGTCGTCTTGCGATGCTGTTGACACCAACGTGCCCACCCGAGATAACGCTTCATCAGCCAGCCATCCGACTCCTCTGAATGATCGCCTTTGAGTAGGTAGGCAGCCATCATCGGGGTCAACAGACGGGCCACGAGTAGCGA is a genomic window containing:
- a CDS encoding pre-toxin TG domain-containing protein, which encodes MSIDPLRRLLLSTPVLGVAGCATPGHGTLGKLLGPKLEYDSGRAMTPEEARQAEQAAAIFDQFLKKKTLAGHLDPAVTPTSLRLAMANWNRAFSAAQRQETLTLAEFAVLSQAFVPLFRQLDAGYALVEAGGKRLIKPTPGAFGIRQGVLTLPAGGACQFTEQGYCLDPGIPAPIAGERFRLVPLDRILPSELHPLYRDMLVASKTDRALRADLQALLWLLRTAGDKTVQSGLTDRTRRLLNKVRPTGALEFELARNKEALLAPLRDIASLVDDLSGAGQGFDLNQLHDVASAQQAVADLMQRMIKMKADTPIPNDLSHFSLPAPGVAVMCLGSGILKPTVSIVNTNDRPTELDLTKHVAVSARRVQRVALTLPDKLNGSQFPIDKGGNTDALARLLSDIAQGLVKDLAGFAGNKVSGHVPALLQRYGRVPTIYSAIPAWLVRYGFLNLRSDWGEAFVEATPFVGNLLAAYELFTGTSWKTGEPLTPAARILAGLGTVPGLGQVERIAGHTSNALVRWALESASGRSLLKAADLRDFLRDINGGLTGATMDTIGFTLVSDTEKRAMSALDDAIRTGLTSLRAT
- a CDS encoding efflux RND transporter permease subunit, which produces MNLSAWSIRNPVPAILLFVVLTLLGVIGFQKLGIQNLPDIEFPTIMVNASLEGASPSQLETEVARKLEDQIATLSGVQHINTTITDGTASISVEFALEKNSEEALNQVRNAVDSIKGLLPAAMLSPTIAKVTTSGGAIVSYTLQSGRMSEAELSWFVDNEVAKAMRAIPGVGDFKRVGGIDREILVELDPAKLNGLGVGPATVAAQLSAIQKDLSGGEGRLANQNQSLRILGAVRTAAEMASLPITLGDGRHVRLDEVARVSDTHAERSSYALLDGKPVIAFQITRTKGAGEIAVAGAVKAGIAKLQQQHPQVSFKEAYNTVRPIQESYHGSMHLLYEGAVLAVLVVFWFLRDWRATLVSATALPLSIIPTFAAMYLMGFSLNMLTLLSLALVIGILVDDAIVEVENIVRHLRMGKSPLQAATDAANEIGLAVVATTLTLVAVFLPTAFMGGIAGRFFRQFGLTAAVAVLASLLVARLLTPMMAAYLLKGDHSEESDGWLMKRYLGWARWCQQHRKTTAVVAVGFFIGSLALIPLLPTGFVPAADKAQTQVTLELPPGSRLDDTRWITEQAMQRLGKVRDVKEIFAAVGTASSAGGSGGVDTSEDVRTATLILNLTPRSERSYKQAIIEQDIRQALAPLPGTRVKLGSGNSGESLQIVLASDNAAALETATKAVERGLRTLGGIGAVTSGASLQRPEIQIKPDYARAADLGVTSTALADAVRIATHGDYSTSLGKLNLPQRQVDVRVRLTNSVRQDIDAIGQIRVQGTNGLVALSNIADIRLGSGLSQIVRRDRLRQSTITVELGGRSIGAVMAEANQLPALRTLPSGVTQMAAGDAERMAELFGSFGLAMLAGILCIYVVLVLLFHDFLQPATILAALPLSVGGAFMALLVTGNSFSLASIIGLLMLMGIVTKNSILLVEYAVVARRGHGMNRMDAIMDACHKRAQPILMTTIAMAAGMLPIALGWGADDPSFRGPMAIAVIGGLLTSTLLSLLVIPVVFTYVDDVLIWFSRRFRRASFGREPEKRPA